Part of the Debaryomyces hansenii CBS767 chromosome C complete sequence genome is shown below.
CATTTGGCTATAGTAAGTttatcaatcaaatatagaaCAATCAATTTTGGCCACGTACCACCGTAGTTAGACAAGGTGTTCAAAGTAGTCATATAGGTACCTCCTATGGCAGGATCGGCAATTTTAGTATGAAATGCACATAATgaaacaaattgaatagtAGAcataaatgaagaaattaaatgctgcaaaataattaaaatgaaatatcttGATGATACTTGACCATTCTCTGGAAAAAAGTAAACGATCATTTGTGCTAAGAATGCCCCAAATAACCGACCTGCGAATCCGAATAACCAAGGTTTTAATGGCGTTTTACCGTTAGACCAGCGTCCAGCATAGTAACCAAATACCATTTCAAAGGgaaaatcaattaagaCGGTAATAGACAAATCTTCCTTAGATAATCCTTTTTCTAACAACTTTAAGTTGGTTGCGGATTCGCTAGCCTGGAATCCGAATTTGGCAATTAATAAGATTACAACAAATGTCTGAACGTTCGGTAATTTCAATACCTGATACATCGAATTATAAACATGTTTCAACGAGGCCCAGTTACTAGACACCTTCGAGTTCTTGTTATAAATAGATTCAGCTTTTGCTTTTTCATTAGAAAGTTTGGCCATATTCAGTTTAGCCAAATGTGGAGGATCCTCTGGAATTAGAAATAACGCTCCAGTAACAATCAAATACATCCAGCCCCAGAAATTCAAGTACACGCCTAACGAAAACAACCCTTCATTAATAGGAACAGTTCTTAGGTACTTGTTGGCAAAATCTGGAGAGCTCAACGCGAGGAATATCGTAAATGACGAGAAGTATCCGGTATTGATTCCAATTGTCTGGGCAGTTGATGCATACGACAAGCATTCAGGAGATAAGCATGTCAATGCCCACCCATCGACAGCTATATCTTGTGTCGCACAAAAGAACACtaataagaagaagcaCATAGTAATCGTTTTCAAGTGAGTTTCAGGATCTAATACAAGATAGTC
Proteins encoded:
- a CDS encoding DEHA2C09130p (similar to uniprot|P38318 Saccharomyces cerevisiae YBR220c); this translates as MSEGHQVHKRIGSTEPNFAENQINNPRAGFEVENDGLLPITHQELKDSSLKPKTTKNGSRSLNKIDRPAFIVLVILYLLQGIPVGLAFGSIPFILKSKLSYSQVGIFSLAAYPYSLKLLWSPIVDALYSPTIGRRRSWIIPIQTISGITLIYLGSKIDYLVLDPETHLKTITMCFFLLVFFCATQDIAVDGWALTCLSPECLSYASTAQTIGINTGYFSSFTIFLALSSPDFANKYLRTVPINEGLFSLGVYLNFWGWMYLIVTGALFLIPEDPPHLAKSNMAKLSNEKAKAESIYNKNSKVSSNWASLKHVYNSMYQVLKLPNVQTFVVILLIAKFGFQASESATNLKLLEKGLSKEDLSITVLIDFPFEMVFGYYAGRWSNGKTPLKPWLFGFAGRLFGAFLAQMIVYFFPENGQVSSRYFILIILQHLISSFMSTIQFVSLCAFHTKIADPAIGGTYMTTLNTLSNYGGTWPKLIVLYLIDKLTIAKCQPTTQVSTAIAENLDFYITSEALKETCKNGGGKVVLLRDGFYYTNFFCIVCGIFILFWVKKKVTYLQSLPNSAWRVNKVL